A portion of the Homalodisca vitripennis isolate AUS2020 chromosome 2, UT_GWSS_2.1, whole genome shotgun sequence genome contains these proteins:
- the LOC124355923 gene encoding uncharacterized protein LOC124355923, with amino-acid sequence MRNITDAYQAKSQVHLDEEGNVITEMEEIKTRWKEYFKDLLKEQDILLPEIDLEIPQQVDNFVQPPQEREIDEIIRKMRNNKSPGSDTITAEMLKYGGEELLRVSHELISKVWEQERMPEEWKKGLIIPIYKKGDRRDSARSQRAMLEKLEDIERAVSKVGLTINWEKTKYLKMTRMGQRGVDLEAQRIRWLGHLTRMNDNRVVKKVAEWTPPNTRPKGRPRMRWRDDVVADLRKIGARNWREVVEDRPQWRLLIHQAKTHGGL; translated from the exons atgaGAAATATTACGGATGCATACCAGGCAAAATCACAAGTACATCTTGATGAAGAAGGAAACGTGATAACAGAGATGGAGGAAATCAAGACAAGATGGAAAGAATATTTCAAAGACTTACTCAAAGAACAGGACATTCTGCTACCAGAAATTGATCTTGAGATACCACAGCAGGTTGATAACTTTGTACAACCCCCCCAGGAGAGAGAGATAGATGAAATAATAAGGAAGATGAGAAACAATAAGTCCCCAGGAAGCGACACTATCACAGCAGAGATGCTGAAGTATGGCGGAGAAGAGCTGTTGAGGGTTAGCCATGAACTTATATCGAAAGTGTGGGAACAAGAAAGAATGCCAGAGGAGTGGAAGAAAGGACTGATCATACCTATATACAAGAAGGGGGACAGGAGAGATT CTGCAAGAAGTCAGAGAGCTATGTTGGAGAAGCTGGAAGATATTGAAAGAGCGGTGAGCAAAGTTGGATTGACTATTAACTGGGAAAAAACTAAGTACCTGAAAATGACAAGAATGGGACAAAGAGGAGTGGATCTGGAG GCCCAAAGAATTAGGTGGCTCGGACATCTGACGAGAATGAACGACAACAGAGTTGTGAAGAAGGTTGCTGAGTGGACTCCTCCTAATACAAGGCCCAAGGGAAGACCTCGGATGAGATGGAGAGACGATGTGGTTGCTGACCTAAGAAAGATTGGAGCAAGAAATTGGAGAGAGGTCGTCGAGGACAGACCCCAATGGAGACTACTGATTCACCAGGCCAAGACCCATGGAGGGTTGTAG